From the genome of Aeromonas hydrophila subsp. hydrophila ATCC 7966:
CATCGTCGATCGGGATAATGGTGACTTCGCCGTGTTCGAGTCCGGCGCCATCCTCCTCTATTTGGCGGAGAAGGCGGGCAAGTTGCTGCCGGCAGATCCCAAACGCCGCTCCCAGGCCATCCAGTGGTTGATGTTCCAGATGGGCGGGGTCGGTCCCATGATGGGGCAGGCCAACGTCTTCTATCGCTACTTCCCGGAGAAGATCCCGGCCGCCATCGAGCGCTACCAGAAGGAGGGGCGCCGTCTGTTCGAGGTGCTCGACAGCCATCTGGCCCATCACGAATATCTGGCCGACGAGTACAGCATCGCCGACATCGCTACCTGGCCCTGGGTGCGCATTCATGACTGGAGTGGCATCTCCATTGAGGGGTTGCCGCATCTGCAAGCCTGGATGGACCGGATGGCAGAGAAGCCCGCCTGCCAGAAGGGGATCACCATACCGCCGCGCAACGAGAAGCCGGAGGATCTGGTCAAACAGGCCCAGCAGATGGTAACGCGTTGATTTTTATTGCTGACGGGACTAAAAATCCCGTCACATTAGAAAAACTAGGGAAAGCTGATTATAAAGATTCGTTCGTTTTTCGTGATCTGAATCACTAAGATCACCGCAAGCCTAGGGAGTGTCCTGCTCCCGGCCGGTGCGGGTTCTCCGCCTTGTATTTTCACCTTTGATTGACTCTGTGTTTTTGGATCCCCTCTGCAGGTTTCTGCCAGGGGTGCGGCAGCTTTTTGATGATTTTCGGGACTGAGATATGTATCGGCACAGTTTTTATCCGCTGTTTTTTCTGACCATTCTGATGGTCGCTGTGGGCCAGATGACCCAGACCCTGTATGTGCCCTCCATTCCCATGATTGCGGGGGACTTCAACGTGGCCTCCGGCCAGTTGCAGGCGGTGATGGCCTGTTACCTGATCCCGTACGGGCTCTCCCAGTTTGTTTACGGCCCGCTGTCGGATCGCATCGGCCGTCGCCCCATCCTGCTGATCGGCATGATGGTGTTTCTGGTGGGCACCCTGACCATTCAGTTGATCCCAAGCTTCATGGCGCTGCTGGTGGGCAGCTTCATTCAGGGGCTGGGCACCGGAGCGGGTGGCGCCATGAGCCGGACCGTGATGCGCGATCGCTACAGCGGCGCCGAGCTCAACCGGGCCAACAGCCTGGTGAGCATGGGGGTGATCTTCTCCCCGCTGTTGGCGCCGGTGCTGGGCGGCTGGTTGACCGAGCTGTTCAACTGGCGTGCCGGGTACTGGTTCCTGTTCGGTTTCGGTGCGGTAACGACCCTGGCGCTGCTGGCCTGGTTTGCTGAGACGCTGCCGGCGACCGCACGCCAACAGCCGCTGCGAGTCGGTGCCGCCTATCGCCACGTACTCGGCAATCCGCGCTTTCAGGGCAACCTGCTCTGCCTGATGGCGACTTTTGCCGGCCTGGCGGTGTTCGAGGCGGCGGCCGGCGTGCTGCTCGGCGATGTGCTCAAGTTGAGTGCCCGCACCGTCAGCGTGCTGTTCGTCCTGCCGCTGCCCGGTTATCTGTTCGGTGCCTGGCTCTCTGCCAAGCTCAGTTTTCGCCTGAGTCAGGGTAAGCTGATGCGCCTTGGCATCGTCTTCCTGGCGCTGGGGTCGCTGATCATCCTGCTGCCGGGTCTGTTCGGGGTAGTGAGTGCGGCCTCCCTGGTTGGCGGCGCCGCCGTCTACTTCATCGGCAGCGGCATCCTCTATCCGACCGCTACCTCCTGCGCCATCGAACCCTTCCCGGGTCAGGCGGGCACCGCCGGTGCCATCCTCGGCGGCATGCAGAACCTGG
Proteins encoded in this window:
- a CDS encoding glutathione S-transferase family protein translates to MIDFYTAATPNGFKVAIALEELGLPYRVIPLDLSALDQKKPEFLAINPNGRIPAIVDRDNGDFAVFESGAILLYLAEKAGKLLPADPKRRSQAIQWLMFQMGGVGPMMGQANVFYRYFPEKIPAAIERYQKEGRRLFEVLDSHLAHHEYLADEYSIADIATWPWVRIHDWSGISIEGLPHLQAWMDRMAEKPACQKGITIPPRNEKPEDLVKQAQQMVTR
- the emrD gene encoding multidrug efflux MFS transporter EmrD, producing MYRHSFYPLFFLTILMVAVGQMTQTLYVPSIPMIAGDFNVASGQLQAVMACYLIPYGLSQFVYGPLSDRIGRRPILLIGMMVFLVGTLTIQLIPSFMALLVGSFIQGLGTGAGGAMSRTVMRDRYSGAELNRANSLVSMGVIFSPLLAPVLGGWLTELFNWRAGYWFLFGFGAVTTLALLAWFAETLPATARQQPLRVGAAYRHVLGNPRFQGNLLCLMATFAGLAVFEAAAGVLLGDVLKLSARTVSVLFVLPLPGYLFGAWLSAKLSFRLSQGKLMRLGIVFLALGSLIILLPGLFGVVSAASLVGGAAVYFIGSGILYPTATSCAIEPFPGQAGTAGAILGGMQNLGAGIVTLLAACFPMEGQVTLGAIMTLMVLIVALSFLWLRHHGSPHQQMAV